A window of Fuerstiella sp. contains these coding sequences:
- a CDS encoding cytochrome P450, with product MGEHRQDPVFSAAGGDSLPISYDSLLDFPRDPIACMKRLQAEFGDLAVLEEDGKRLVFVFSPDLNRQVLTDTDAFHSRFFAVRGGRRSAQRRVTSGLLSQNGTDHRESRRAMMDVFTKRMLPQFHETITKLTCDMMESWRNGDVQDLNGEMVRLMLRLTSALLFGIDDVAYSVELGEKIDRWVRWNHEVGMGAMVSSSRFSDGYDSLLGMAEELEVSVREMFRRHRHGNDQRVNILSLLLQAQAADSGMTDEQLVGHVTLLFAAAHLTTAHTLSWTLLLLAQHPQVMEQIRAEMDRDDKSLTPDHSTIESMTCLDQVIRESMRVLPASSYSQRVCVRATQLGPLNLPPMTPVIFSQYITHHRPDLYPDPDRFQPERWDSITPTSYEYLPFGAGARRCIGAPLAMVELRTVLTVMLKKFHFELLPGSIVDGQVVSTMLGPTTTVPTRLLSTTEIPSAVPVAGTIRDLVKLPSAPFSGSQRKAA from the coding sequence ATGGGCGAACACAGACAGGATCCTGTATTTTCGGCTGCTGGCGGCGATTCGCTGCCCATTTCATATGATTCGCTGCTCGACTTTCCCAGGGATCCGATCGCCTGTATGAAACGGTTGCAGGCTGAATTTGGTGACTTGGCCGTTCTGGAGGAAGACGGGAAACGGCTTGTTTTTGTATTTTCCCCGGACCTGAATCGTCAGGTACTGACGGACACGGATGCATTTCATTCGCGGTTCTTTGCCGTTCGAGGTGGTCGTCGTTCCGCACAACGTCGTGTGACGTCAGGGTTGCTCAGCCAAAACGGTACAGATCATCGTGAATCACGACGCGCGATGATGGACGTATTCACGAAACGGATGTTGCCGCAGTTTCATGAAACAATCACCAAACTGACCTGTGATATGATGGAATCCTGGCGGAATGGTGACGTCCAGGATCTGAATGGTGAGATGGTCCGGTTGATGCTGCGGCTGACCAGTGCTCTGTTGTTTGGAATCGATGATGTTGCCTACTCCGTCGAGCTCGGAGAAAAAATTGATCGATGGGTGCGCTGGAATCATGAAGTCGGAATGGGAGCAATGGTTTCATCCAGTCGATTCTCCGACGGCTACGATTCGCTGCTGGGGATGGCTGAGGAACTCGAAGTCAGTGTTCGCGAAATGTTCCGGCGACATCGTCACGGAAACGATCAGCGTGTGAATATTCTGAGTCTGTTGTTACAGGCTCAGGCGGCGGATTCCGGAATGACGGACGAGCAACTGGTGGGGCATGTGACGTTGTTGTTTGCGGCCGCTCATCTGACCACGGCACATACGCTCAGCTGGACCCTGTTGCTGCTGGCCCAGCATCCTCAGGTTATGGAGCAAATTCGTGCGGAGATGGACAGAGATGACAAATCTTTGACACCCGATCATTCCACTATCGAATCGATGACCTGTCTGGATCAGGTGATTCGGGAGAGTATGCGCGTCCTGCCCGCATCGTCGTATTCGCAGCGAGTGTGTGTCAGGGCCACACAACTGGGGCCGCTGAATCTGCCGCCCATGACACCCGTAATTTTCAGTCAGTATATCACTCACCACAGACCGGACCTGTACCCGGATCCTGATCGATTTCAGCCCGAGCGATGGGATTCAATCACACCGACATCATATGAATATCTGCCGTTCGGGGCCGGGGCAAGACGCTGTATCGGAGCTCCTCTTGCTATGGTGGAACTGCGTACCGTGTTGACGGTGATGCTTAAGAAGTTCCATTTTGAATTGTTGCCGGGATCGATTGTTGATGGTCAGGTGGTGTCCACCATGCTGGGGCCGACCACCACAGTCCCGACACGACTGCTGTCGACAACAGAAATTCCGTCGGCGGTGCCTGTTGCCGGCACCATTCGGGATTTGGTTAAACTGCCGTCAGCACCATTTTCCGGCAGTCAGCGGAAGGCCGCCTGA
- the nadE gene encoding NAD(+) synthase, with protein sequence MRKLRLGAGILNQTPLDWDGNTERIERAIADARAQQVGVLCLPELCITGYGCEDMFLSPGVWSAAWEMLQRIVPQTRGMIVAVGLPIYVINGVYNSACVIADGRIAGFVPKQHLAGDGLHYEPRWFRAWPEEVVSEYTAGDESWQIGDLIFEFSGVRFGFEICEDAWVAGRPGNRMVERGVDIILNPSASHFAFGKHEVRQRFVMEGSRSFGVSYVYANLVGNEAGRAVYDGGALIATAGDLVAAGRRFEFTDVDVVVADVDVDLTRTRRSSVHSMRADVRESADDRIARIPGKICVPETPVESCLADVTTVRIDEFTQAIALALFDYLRKSRSGGFVVSMSGGADSSATACLVRCMVERGLQSLGADGFAAALGYIGGTCTKTRPEQWMADLFTGIYQATRNSSDVTLHAASAVTRAIGGVWHELDVDPIVESYKSVVQEAIGRELSWENDDVTLQNIQARTRSPSVWMFANLNNALLLSTSNRSEAAVGYATMDGDTSGGLSPIAGIDKAFLRQWLRTMEVHGAGGCSPVPALSLVNEQKPTAELRPSASHQTDESDLMPYPLLDEIECLAIRDKFSPSEILTKLLERPRQENRSELIDCIQKFFQLWCRNQWKRERYAPSFHVDDKNLDPRTWCRFPILSGGYRRELAQLRSE encoded by the coding sequence ATGAGAAAGCTGCGCCTGGGAGCCGGAATCCTCAATCAGACACCTCTGGACTGGGATGGCAATACCGAACGCATTGAACGTGCGATTGCTGATGCCCGGGCGCAGCAGGTTGGCGTGTTGTGTCTGCCGGAGTTGTGTATCACAGGCTATGGCTGTGAGGACATGTTCTTGTCGCCGGGTGTGTGGTCAGCGGCGTGGGAAATGCTGCAGCGTATTGTGCCGCAAACACGCGGGATGATCGTGGCCGTGGGATTGCCGATCTATGTGATCAACGGAGTTTACAATTCAGCCTGTGTGATTGCAGATGGTCGTATTGCCGGTTTCGTGCCCAAACAGCACCTGGCTGGTGACGGGCTTCATTACGAACCTCGCTGGTTCCGCGCCTGGCCGGAAGAGGTCGTCAGTGAATACACGGCAGGTGATGAATCGTGGCAAATTGGTGATTTGATCTTTGAATTCAGTGGTGTCCGCTTTGGATTCGAAATTTGTGAAGACGCATGGGTTGCCGGACGACCCGGAAATCGGATGGTCGAACGCGGTGTCGATATCATCCTCAATCCCAGCGCCAGTCACTTTGCTTTTGGTAAGCACGAAGTTCGACAACGATTTGTGATGGAAGGTTCAAGATCATTCGGTGTCAGCTACGTGTACGCCAACCTGGTGGGCAATGAAGCCGGTCGAGCTGTCTATGACGGAGGTGCCCTGATTGCAACGGCCGGTGATCTTGTCGCGGCGGGACGACGATTTGAGTTTACTGACGTGGATGTCGTGGTTGCTGATGTTGATGTCGATCTGACACGCACCCGTCGTTCCAGTGTGCATTCGATGCGTGCAGATGTCCGTGAATCGGCGGACGACCGGATCGCCCGTATTCCGGGGAAGATCTGTGTTCCGGAAACTCCGGTGGAGTCCTGTCTGGCGGACGTCACCACCGTCAGAATCGATGAGTTTACGCAGGCGATTGCACTGGCGCTGTTTGACTACCTTCGTAAGAGTCGATCAGGGGGATTTGTTGTCAGTATGAGTGGTGGCGCTGATTCATCGGCAACTGCGTGCCTGGTGCGATGTATGGTTGAACGTGGTCTGCAGAGTCTGGGTGCCGACGGGTTCGCAGCGGCGCTGGGCTACATTGGTGGAACTTGTACGAAGACGCGGCCCGAGCAATGGATGGCTGATTTGTTTACCGGGATCTATCAGGCAACCAGGAACAGCTCGGATGTTACGCTGCACGCCGCCAGCGCCGTTACGCGTGCAATCGGTGGAGTCTGGCATGAGCTGGATGTCGACCCGATTGTTGAAAGCTATAAATCTGTGGTGCAGGAAGCGATCGGACGGGAGCTGTCATGGGAGAATGATGACGTGACACTGCAGAACATTCAGGCACGAACGCGTTCGCCGTCGGTCTGGATGTTTGCCAATCTCAACAATGCCCTGTTACTGTCGACCAGTAATCGATCTGAAGCTGCGGTGGGATATGCCACGATGGACGGAGATACTTCCGGAGGTCTCAGTCCGATTGCCGGAATCGACAAGGCGTTCCTGCGCCAATGGCTCCGTACCATGGAAGTGCATGGTGCCGGCGGCTGTTCGCCCGTTCCTGCACTGTCCCTGGTGAATGAGCAGAAACCGACAGCCGAACTGAGGCCATCTGCCAGTCATCAGACGGATGAATCGGATTTGATGCCGTATCCGCTGCTGGACGAGATCGAGTGCCTTGCCATTCGTGATAAGTTCAGCCCGTCTGAAATCCTGACGAAACTCCTGGAAAGACCTCGGCAGGAAAATCGTTCTGAACTGATTGACTGCATACAGAAGTTTTTTCAGCTGTGGTGTCGAAATCAATGGAAGCGGGAACGTTACGCTCCTTCCTTTCATGTGGATGACAAGAACCTTGATCCCCGCACCTGGTGCCGTTTTCCGATCCTGTCCGGCGGGTACCGGCGTGAACTTGCACAGTTACGTTCAGAGTAG
- a CDS encoding ATP-grasp domain-containing protein gives MRRLLIFEVLHACAEEFVRASTAMRCEGRAMLEALLMDAVALDDTAVSVLLCEPGLRTFDTTPDTVRLHRCADQADWADELVGAARDCDFVLPVAPECDGLLLRAAQTLHPLSCTTLLPSISTVEICSDKWKTWEVFGCSEIPMVECSPVGSESAETDVGDPQWVYKPRLGAGCDGICRGRLPLTAEPQDYIRQATISGHSLSVAVLGGPGEEKILPVAQQRIVWNDDKPRYSGGSIPAEISQETAARVLTIVRNVIERIGHFQGYIGMDFLVSRNDGTVYLNEINPRVCTSYLGYRQLFSVNPLKLLLNEDQSPALVSSVVPITFEIDETGTVMFPS, from the coding sequence TTGCGTCGGCTGCTGATTTTTGAGGTTCTTCATGCCTGCGCGGAGGAGTTTGTACGAGCGTCGACTGCCATGCGCTGTGAAGGACGGGCGATGCTGGAGGCCTTGCTTATGGACGCCGTTGCACTGGACGACACTGCGGTTTCTGTGCTGTTGTGTGAACCGGGGCTAAGGACATTCGATACCACCCCGGATACCGTACGTTTGCACCGCTGTGCTGATCAGGCCGACTGGGCTGACGAACTGGTCGGAGCTGCCCGGGATTGTGACTTCGTACTTCCGGTTGCGCCGGAATGCGACGGACTGCTGCTCCGGGCCGCACAAACACTGCATCCCTTGTCCTGCACGACGCTGCTGCCGTCGATTTCGACGGTAGAGATCTGCAGTGACAAGTGGAAAACATGGGAGGTATTCGGTTGTTCAGAGATTCCAATGGTGGAATGTTCACCAGTGGGCAGCGAATCGGCTGAGACTGATGTTGGTGACCCGCAATGGGTCTATAAACCTCGCCTGGGTGCCGGATGTGACGGAATCTGCCGCGGTCGACTTCCGTTGACAGCTGAGCCGCAGGATTACATTCGACAGGCAACAATTTCCGGTCACTCGCTTTCGGTTGCTGTGCTTGGCGGCCCCGGGGAGGAGAAGATTCTGCCGGTAGCCCAACAGCGGATTGTGTGGAATGATGACAAACCCCGGTACAGTGGAGGATCGATTCCTGCTGAGATTTCGCAGGAGACTGCAGCGAGAGTCTTAACGATTGTCCGAAACGTCATCGAACGCATTGGGCATTTTCAAGGTTACATCGGGATGGACTTTTTAGTGTCGCGGAATGATGGCACCGTCTATTTGAACGAAATCAATCCTCGAGTCTGTACAAGCTATCTGGGGTACCGACAGTTGTTTTCGGTTAATCCTCTGAAGTTGCTGCTGAATGAAGACCAGAGTCCTGCTTTGGTGTCCTCCGTCGTTCCGATTACTTTCGAAATCGATGAAACAGGAACCGTGATGTTTCCCTCCTGA
- a CDS encoding PQQ-binding-like beta-propeller repeat protein, translating into MTSILQRAAQTCVVMFIGVLFVATAGLHAEDWSQFRGPNATGIAAESTNPPVEFSTEKNVRWSASPGKGVAGPIIADGRCFVTAMTDSGKFSVLGLNAVTGEQLWNTRFEVGELPEITSPNEHASSTPASDGERVFVHFSTIGLIALDAASGDELWRYPLPVPFYLMGWGAANSPIVYDGMVIFNLDDDLNSYLIAVDVESGRVRWKADRPEMLGGYAVPVLCTANGRTDIVVAGSGKLKGYDPAGGQELWTCNSLLRTIMTTPVVQNDRIYLTVQSYGDTDRVLKYALLQWRDTNQDGKLGKDEVEPAFHKKFDSGDHDGDGFLVDDEIDDAFQAKTNRVGGGNIIQAIRGGGEGDVTDTHLIYNLHYQTPSNIASPLAYAGRLLMVKKGGISAAFNLEDGSTVWMKKRIRNFGNYYASPIAAGGRIYIPGENGKIVVLHSGSEPEVLARNDVGDSLVATPAIADDCIYVRTLNKIYCFSEEN; encoded by the coding sequence ATGACCTCGATACTGCAACGGGCTGCACAGACCTGTGTTGTGATGTTCATAGGAGTTCTGTTTGTCGCTACAGCGGGACTTCATGCTGAGGACTGGTCGCAGTTTCGAGGACCGAATGCCACCGGAATTGCTGCCGAGAGTACGAATCCTCCGGTTGAATTTTCGACAGAGAAAAATGTTCGGTGGTCTGCCTCACCGGGAAAGGGAGTTGCGGGTCCGATCATCGCAGACGGTCGCTGTTTCGTGACAGCAATGACAGACAGCGGCAAATTTTCTGTGCTGGGTTTAAACGCAGTCACAGGTGAACAGCTGTGGAATACGAGGTTTGAGGTCGGTGAGCTTCCGGAAATTACATCTCCCAATGAACATGCGTCCTCGACTCCGGCATCGGATGGAGAACGTGTGTTTGTGCATTTCAGCACAATCGGTTTGATTGCACTGGATGCTGCATCCGGGGACGAATTGTGGAGATATCCACTGCCAGTGCCGTTCTACCTGATGGGCTGGGGTGCCGCTAATTCGCCAATCGTTTATGACGGGATGGTGATCTTCAATCTGGACGACGACCTCAATTCATATCTCATTGCCGTGGATGTCGAATCGGGCAGGGTGCGATGGAAGGCTGATCGTCCTGAGATGCTGGGAGGCTATGCTGTTCCGGTACTTTGTACGGCTAATGGCAGGACCGACATTGTGGTTGCCGGAAGCGGGAAGCTGAAAGGTTACGATCCTGCCGGCGGACAGGAATTATGGACGTGCAATTCACTGCTGCGCACAATCATGACCACGCCAGTAGTGCAGAATGATCGGATTTATCTCACGGTACAAAGTTATGGTGACACCGACCGGGTTCTCAAATATGCGCTGCTGCAGTGGCGTGATACCAATCAGGACGGAAAGCTGGGAAAGGATGAAGTGGAACCCGCCTTTCATAAAAAATTTGACAGCGGCGACCATGACGGGGACGGTTTTCTCGTCGACGACGAGATCGACGATGCGTTTCAGGCAAAGACAAATCGTGTTGGTGGCGGAAATATCATTCAGGCGATTCGTGGTGGCGGAGAGGGTGACGTCACCGACACACACCTGATTTACAACCTGCATTATCAAACCCCGTCGAACATTGCTTCCCCGCTGGCGTATGCGGGGCGTTTACTGATGGTTAAGAAAGGCGGGATTTCGGCGGCCTTCAATCTGGAGGACGGCAGTACGGTCTGGATGAAAAAACGGATCCGCAATTTTGGCAATTATTACGCTTCACCGATCGCCGCCGGAGGTCGTATTTATATACCAGGTGAGAACGGAAAAATTGTCGTGCTGCACAGCGGGTCTGAACCCGAAGTTCTGGCAAGAAACGACGTCGGTGACAGTCTGGTCGCTACACCGGCCATTGCCGATGACTGCATTTATGTACGAACACTGAACAAAATCTATTGTTTCTCTGAGGAAAACTGA
- a CDS encoding alanine racemase produces the protein MLVQTPKLNADTARDLITPSLLVWPERIDANIARIVQIAGDAKRLRPHCKTHKMIQVAQRLVAAGVTQHKASTVVEVDMLCRSGAEDVVLAGNPVGPSLTQLQRVVTAHPQVKISITADAEGPIRQLSDESSAAGISLGVMIDLDVGLHRTGIAPDSPNAESLYALVQSLNGVHPAGLHIYDGHHHQTDPDERTAAVQKAWQPVESLVKRLESAGLPVPELLCGGTPSFPVYAQFENPQIRLSPGTCTLHDVGYGRKCPDLSFEVAAAVATRVVSSAVPGQLTLDVGHKAIAADPPADFRAILSDLPDAQAIIHNEEHLTVTTEHADQYASGDLLFAFPVHICPTVALHESAIVIQNGAETDRWMIARHRILRNV, from the coding sequence GTGTTAGTCCAGACCCCCAAACTGAATGCCGACACGGCCCGTGACTTGATCACTCCCTCATTGCTGGTGTGGCCGGAACGCATCGATGCCAACATTGCACGTATCGTGCAGATCGCCGGAGATGCGAAACGACTCAGGCCGCACTGCAAGACACACAAGATGATCCAAGTTGCTCAGCGGCTTGTGGCAGCGGGAGTGACTCAGCACAAGGCTTCTACTGTTGTTGAAGTCGACATGCTCTGTCGCTCCGGGGCCGAAGACGTTGTTCTCGCAGGTAATCCGGTTGGTCCGTCCCTGACACAGCTGCAGCGGGTTGTCACGGCGCATCCGCAGGTAAAAATCAGTATTACGGCTGATGCAGAAGGGCCGATCCGTCAGCTATCCGACGAGTCATCGGCTGCCGGTATCTCACTGGGAGTTATGATTGACCTTGATGTGGGACTGCACCGAACCGGAATCGCTCCGGATTCCCCAAACGCAGAATCTCTGTATGCACTCGTACAAAGTCTGAACGGAGTTCATCCGGCAGGACTACACATCTACGACGGCCATCACCACCAGACTGATCCCGATGAACGAACAGCGGCCGTGCAAAAGGCATGGCAACCAGTGGAGAGTCTGGTCAAGCGGCTGGAGTCGGCAGGTCTGCCGGTCCCTGAATTGCTGTGTGGTGGTACCCCGTCCTTTCCGGTTTATGCTCAATTCGAAAATCCGCAAATCCGCCTGAGTCCGGGTACCTGCACCCTGCATGACGTGGGCTACGGCCGCAAATGTCCTGATCTGTCATTTGAGGTTGCCGCGGCGGTGGCAACCCGGGTGGTCAGCAGTGCTGTGCCCGGCCAGTTGACTCTGGATGTCGGCCATAAAGCCATTGCCGCAGATCCACCGGCCGACTTTCGGGCCATACTGTCTGACCTGCCGGATGCACAGGCCATCATCCATAACGAGGAACATCTCACCGTCACGACGGAACATGCGGATCAATATGCGTCCGGTGACCTGCTGTTTGCGTTTCCGGTCCACATCTGCCCAACGGTCGCTCTCCACGAATCAGCGATTGTCATTCAGAACGGAGCTGAAACTGATCGCTGGATGATTGCCCGGCACCGAATTCTTCGCAACGTGTGA
- the infC gene encoding translation initiation factor IF-3, which produces MNDRIRISPIRVVNSDGEMLGEMETEQALQISQEQGLDLVEVSPDARPPVCRIMNYGKVLYERQKKTGGGKQHKTQLKQLRLRAKTGQHDIDVKVNKAREFLGRRDKVKINVMFRGRENAHHDRGREMLEEIIKSLEDVASVEQSPRMESGRMMSVMLSPLGAAK; this is translated from the coding sequence ATGAATGATCGAATTCGCATTTCGCCCATTCGGGTCGTCAATTCTGATGGGGAAATGCTGGGAGAAATGGAGACAGAACAGGCTCTGCAAATCTCACAGGAACAAGGTCTCGACCTGGTTGAAGTGAGTCCCGATGCGCGACCACCGGTATGCCGTATCATGAACTACGGTAAAGTGCTGTACGAACGGCAAAAGAAAACTGGTGGCGGTAAACAGCACAAAACACAACTCAAGCAGCTGCGTCTGCGGGCCAAGACAGGTCAGCACGACATTGACGTAAAGGTCAACAAAGCTCGGGAATTCCTGGGACGTCGTGACAAAGTGAAAATCAACGTCATGTTCCGTGGTCGCGAAAATGCCCATCATGATCGTGGCCGTGAAATGCTTGAAGAAATCATTAAGTCACTTGAAGATGTTGCCAGCGTGGAACAGTCGCCCCGGATGGAAAGCGGTCGCATGATGTCCGTCATGCTGTCACCTCTGGGTGCCGCAAAGTAA
- a CDS encoding acyl-CoA/acyl-ACP dehydrogenase — MSTLTESEAVQSLLSQLAAAPCSEAIDHWPADRLQALNAAGVMKWNLPREYGGLGLDDVAMLDGYRVLSSACLVTTFILTQRNAACRRIATSRNSVARESLLPKLAEGRLFATVGISHLTTSGQHLTTPAVRAEPDEDGFRLSGVVPWATGAARADVLVTGGQLTDGRQLLAAISTEREGIHVNEPVKLMALSSSQTGSVQLTNVRVSPQELLHGPVQGVMRQATGGGAGALGTSILALGATEGMLRHLRTEVNRRPDLSEFVEPLSSSAAELVEQIYRAAVSDHSDGSSAPEAVRRQANSLVLRTAQAWLAATKGAGYVAGHAAERAVRESMFFLVWSCPQPVLSANLRELACVSHSPGC, encoded by the coding sequence ATGAGCACCCTCACAGAATCCGAAGCGGTGCAGTCGCTGTTGTCACAACTTGCTGCTGCTCCGTGTTCGGAAGCGATTGATCACTGGCCTGCCGATCGGCTGCAGGCACTGAATGCTGCCGGCGTCATGAAATGGAACCTGCCCCGGGAGTATGGCGGACTGGGACTGGACGATGTGGCAATGCTTGACGGATATCGCGTGCTTTCGTCTGCCTGTCTGGTCACCACATTCATTTTGACGCAGCGTAACGCGGCCTGCCGGAGAATTGCGACTTCACGCAACTCGGTTGCTCGTGAATCTTTGCTGCCCAAGCTTGCCGAAGGTCGTCTGTTCGCGACGGTGGGGATCTCGCATCTGACCACCTCCGGACAGCATCTGACTACTCCTGCAGTGCGGGCTGAACCTGATGAAGATGGATTTCGTCTGTCCGGGGTTGTGCCCTGGGCAACCGGGGCAGCCCGTGCCGATGTGCTGGTCACAGGCGGACAACTGACTGATGGGCGGCAGTTGCTGGCCGCCATTTCCACGGAGCGTGAAGGTATCCACGTCAACGAACCTGTGAAACTGATGGCACTCAGTTCATCGCAGACCGGGTCGGTTCAACTGACCAATGTCCGGGTGAGCCCCCAGGAACTCCTGCATGGTCCGGTACAGGGTGTCATGCGGCAGGCCACAGGTGGTGGTGCCGGGGCTTTGGGGACATCGATCCTGGCTCTGGGTGCCACCGAGGGCATGCTGCGACATCTTCGTACAGAAGTGAACCGTCGTCCGGATCTGAGCGAATTTGTGGAACCGTTGAGCTCCTCTGCTGCCGAGCTGGTCGAGCAGATTTATCGTGCGGCGGTCAGTGATCATTCCGATGGCTCATCCGCACCGGAAGCAGTACGGCGTCAGGCGAATTCGCTCGTGCTGCGCACCGCCCAGGCATGGCTGGCGGCAACCAAAGGCGCTGGCTATGTCGCCGGACATGCTGCCGAGCGGGCTGTGCGGGAAAGCATGTTTTTTCTGGTCTGGAGTTGTCCGCAACCAGTGCTGTCTGCCAATCTTCGCGAGCTTGCCTGTGTTAGTCACTCGCCAGGCTGCTAA
- a CDS encoding DUF1559 domain-containing protein: MKPMLRTGPQRQRPAFTLIELLVVLSIIATLMMLLLPAIQTARASARRVQCLNRMRQVGTALHAYAAKDTNQQFPPYGTWGDYKDSSGTWQPGGFFGRQLRNWVVEILAELDRQDLYDRWDHTREHDSTFNGANGLSNRDLIRQYVLPILICPADHTAQDMPGALSYVVNVGYANIDGSLSSSSGWGATNYHNFNDPDLDLNVNGIVNDAEDQNVFRRTGVMWRAVLDRSGDGNPTKALPSASHGPHNIYDGLSNTILVTENVNAGEKQFWGDPDPRNCATVFPIDPDTSGFDSSSYFLSAPLDPAHSYGVINGARDGPEGQRPFPNSNHSGSVNMVFCDGAARTVSEDLDLNVYARLMTPEGDKPSAFVASQIPVNGESF, encoded by the coding sequence ATGAAGCCGATGTTGCGCACCGGGCCTCAACGTCAGCGACCAGCGTTCACTTTGATTGAATTGTTGGTTGTCCTGTCCATCATTGCCACCCTGATGATGCTGTTGCTGCCGGCAATCCAGACTGCACGTGCCTCGGCTCGTCGGGTCCAGTGTCTGAATCGCATGCGTCAGGTTGGTACCGCGCTGCATGCCTACGCAGCAAAAGACACGAATCAGCAGTTCCCGCCATACGGGACATGGGGTGATTACAAAGACAGTTCCGGGACCTGGCAACCGGGCGGCTTCTTCGGCCGTCAGCTTAGAAACTGGGTCGTGGAGATCCTGGCAGAGCTCGACCGCCAGGATCTTTACGATCGCTGGGATCACACTCGGGAGCACGATTCCACATTTAACGGTGCAAATGGACTCTCCAACCGCGATTTGATTCGGCAATACGTCTTACCGATTCTGATATGTCCTGCTGACCACACGGCTCAGGACATGCCTGGTGCACTGAGTTACGTGGTGAACGTGGGTTATGCAAATATCGATGGTTCACTGAGTTCTTCCAGTGGCTGGGGGGCGACTAATTATCATAACTTCAACGATCCGGACCTTGATTTGAATGTCAATGGAATAGTGAATGATGCTGAGGACCAAAATGTGTTTCGTCGCACTGGAGTCATGTGGCGTGCAGTGCTGGATCGCAGTGGTGACGGAAATCCGACCAAGGCCCTCCCCAGCGCAAGTCACGGTCCGCACAACATCTACGATGGTCTCAGCAACACAATTTTGGTCACAGAGAACGTGAATGCCGGCGAAAAGCAATTCTGGGGAGATCCTGATCCTCGTAATTGCGCCACCGTCTTTCCGATTGATCCGGATACCTCCGGATTCGATTCGTCCAGCTATTTTCTGTCCGCGCCACTTGATCCGGCTCATTCGTACGGCGTGATCAACGGAGCACGAGACGGTCCGGAAGGTCAGCGTCCGTTTCCCAATTCGAATCATTCCGGCAGTGTGAATATGGTTTTTTGTGATGGTGCAGCACGTACGGTCTCTGAGGACCTTGATCTGAACGTTTATGCTCGACTGATGACTCCTGAAGGAGATAAACCTTCGGCGTTTGTGGCGTCTCAGATTCCGGTAAATGGCGAAAGCTTCTGA